ACTCAAGTCCGGGATGGCATCCAAGGGTGTGGTTGACATGGCCACAAAACCTCCGAGTGACAAGATCAGTACGGCGAAAATGACGATAAAACGATTATGAACTGACCATTCGATTATTCTTTCGATCATATCAATTTTTCCGGTGCTTGCCGGTCACTCCTTTCGTTTTGACAAGAGCTTCGCAATACCCTCTTGCAGCTTGCTTTCAGAATCCAGCAGGAACTGACCGGAAGTCACAACGGTAGCCCCTTCCGACAGACCTCCCTTCACTTCGTAGAATCCGTCGCCGCTCTCAATCCCCACCGTAATATCCCTAGGAGCAAACCGACCGTCGCCCAATGCCACGAACACGAGGTTCCGTTCACCGGAGAAGAGGACCGCTTCCATCGGTACAGCGACAACGTCCTTGAGAGGTGACGTCTCGACCTCAACATTGGTGTACATGCCCGGTTTCAGTTCCAGATTCGGGTTCGGAAACGACAGCCTGACTTTGATGGTGCGGGTCTTCTCCTCAAGGTACGGGTAGATGTACTGCACTTTTCCTCTGTATCTCTTGCCGGGGTCGTAGGAGAGGGTCATGGTGGCTGTCAACCCCTCCCTCATCCACGGTGACTCAAATTCATAGATGTCAGCATAGACCCAGATTTCGGATAGATCGGCTATGGTGTAGATCATCATACCCGGTTTCACCTCCATTCCGTCCAGAGCGTGCTTTTCCACCACGATGCCTTCGAACGGCGAACTGACGGTGAGCGTTTTCCGCACGCTGCGCGTTTTATCAAGGTGATCAATCTGATCAGTGGAGACATCAAAGTATTCCAGTCTGCGGCGGGTCGAACCGAGAATCGTCTCCAATCGATCAGCGGCCCCGCCCGAGACACTGCCCGAACTCCTCACATTTTTCAGGGCGTCAAGATACTCCTCTTGCGCCGATACCAACTCAGGACTGTAAATATCGAGCAGTGGCTGACCCTTACTAACCCGCTGCCCCGTTATGTCGGCATGGGTCTTCTCAATCCAGCCGTTGAACTTGGTGTGAACGTGGGCTACCTTGGATTCGTTGTAGTCGATGCGGCCGATGGCTCTGATGGTTTGCGTCAGATCCCGTTTCTCTACCTCCGCCGTCCGGATGCCCATGTTCTGTTCCACAGCGGGATTAATCTTCACCGTGGAGCCGAAAGTTTCTTCTGTCCCGCCCGTAGGAATGCCCATGGGTGTAAGATTCATGCCGCAGATGGGGCAGTTTCCCGGTCCCTCCTGAATCACGTTAGGGTGCATGCCGCAGGAATAGAACTGTACCTCCGCCTCCTGATTCCCGCGGGAGGAATCTTTACTACCACCGCCGCAACCGCCAACAGACAGCGCGGTGATGGTCGAGAGTGCTATAATCAGAATCGAATGCTTCATCATTTACTCCTCCTCAAATCGGATCAGTCCGGCAATCTTCAGCAACTTTGCTCTCGCTATTTCTCTCTTTGCCGTGGTCTCTTCAAAATCGAGACGGACATTGACCACCATCCGCTGACTGTCCAGTAGATCGAGAAAACTTATTTTCCCCGTTTCATACGCTGACATGGCTGACGATATCATCTGTTCAGACTCTTTCAGCAGTGTCTCTTCAAAAAGATGATAAGTCTTTTGGATTTCCTCCGACTCCCTGAT
This window of the Candidatus Neomarinimicrobiota bacterium genome carries:
- a CDS encoding efflux RND transporter periplasmic adaptor subunit is translated as MMKHSILIIALSTITALSVGGCGGGSKDSSRGNQEAEVQFYSCGMHPNVIQEGPGNCPICGMNLTPMGIPTGGTEETFGSTVKINPAVEQNMGIRTAEVEKRDLTQTIRAIGRIDYNESKVAHVHTKFNGWIEKTHADITGQRVSKGQPLLDIYSPELVSAQEEYLDALKNVRSSGSVSGGAADRLETILGSTRRRLEYFDVSTDQIDHLDKTRSVRKTLTVSSPFEGIVVEKHALDGMEVKPGMMIYTIADLSEIWVYADIYEFESPWMREGLTATMTLSYDPGKRYRGKVQYIYPYLEEKTRTIKVRLSFPNPNLELKPGMYTNVEVETSPLKDVVAVPMEAVLFSGERNLVFVALGDGRFAPRDITVGIESGDGFYEVKGGLSEGATVVTSGQFLLDSESKLQEGIAKLLSKRKE